One genomic region from Prunus persica cultivar Lovell chromosome G3, Prunus_persica_NCBIv2, whole genome shotgun sequence encodes:
- the LOC18784343 gene encoding cyclic dof factor 2 has protein sequence MSEAKDPAIKLFGKTIPVPEVPLSSGESVGAPEPDPSSGTLVEDTVDQDHASSSNSSPEVNTNRDREEKEVNNHKDTSGEKPMQTKQEDGIPPLSSEEVTNPDTASRVGVNPKSPVEKENATVKNLKTEEEQSETSNSQEKTLKKPDKILPCPRCNSMDTKFCYYNNYNVNQPRHFCKNCQRYWTAGGTMRNVPVGAGRRKNKNSASHYRHITVSEAMPNAQTDVLNGVHHPSVKSNGTVLTFCGDAPLCESMASVLHLADKNIQNGTHNGFQKPEGLRIPASYGSGVNGDDHSNRSTVTDSNSKDEACKTGSQEQVMQSYQGFPPQIPCFPGAPWPYPWNSAQWSSPVTPPAFCPPGFPMPYYPAAAYWGCAVQGAWNIPWLPPPSSPNHSAPSSGPNSPTLGKHSRDESTVKQNNSEEEEAPKEKSAERCLWIPKTLRIDDPGEAARSSIWATLGIKNDKADSLSGGGLFKAFQPKGDKKNHLTEASPVLQANPAALSRSLNFQESS, from the exons ATGTCGGAGGCAAAGGACCCAGCGATCAAGCTTTTCGGGAAGACGATTCCGGTGCCGGAGGTCCCTTTAAGCTCCGGCGAATCGGTCGGAGCTCCTGAACCGGATCCATCTTCTGGAACCCTCGTTGAAGATACTGTCGATCAGGACCATGCCTCTTCCTCCAACTCTTCGCCTGAAGTCAATACCAACAGAGACAGGGAAGAGAAAGAGGTCAATAATCATAAG GACACTTCGGGAGAAAAACCAATGCAGACTAAACAGGAAGATGGAATCCCGCCTTTATCTTCGGAAGAGGTGACAAATCCAGATACAGCATCGAGAGTAGGTGTGAACCCTAAATCACCTGTTGAGAAGGAGAATGCTAcagtaaaaaatttgaagactGAAGAAGAACAGAGTGAGACAAGTAATTCACAAGAAAAGACCCTGAAGAAACCAGATAAAATACTTCCATGCCCCCGCTGTAATAGCATGgataccaagttctgttacTACAATAATTACAACGTCAACCAACCCCGGCACTTCTGCAAGAACTGCCAGAGATATTGGACAGCTGGTGGGACCATGAGGAATGTGCCTGTGGGTGCAGGACGTCGGAAGAATAAGAATTCTGCTTCTCACTATCGCCACATAACTGTCTCTGAAGCAATGCCGAATGCTCAAACTGATGTTCTGAATGGAGTTCACCATCCTTCAGTAAAATCTAATGGTACTGTCCTAACATTTTGCGGGGATGCGCCCCTTTGCGAATCAATGGCTTCTGTCCTTCACCTTGCTGATAAAAATATACAGAACGGTACACATAATGGATTTCAGAAACCTGAAGGATTAAGGATTCCAGCTTCTTATGGAAGTGGAGTAAATGGAGATGATCATTCGAATAGATCTACAGTGACAGATTCAAATTCAAAGGATGAGGCATGCAAAACTGGGTCACAAGAGCAGGTTATGCAGAGTTATCAGGGCTTCCCACCTCAAATACCATGCTTTCCTGGGGCGCCTTGGCCGTACCCCTGGAACTCTGCCCAATGGAGCTCTCCAGTAACACCACCTGCTTTCTGCCCTCCAGGTTTTCCTATGCCCTATTACCCTGCAGCAGCTTATTGGGGTTGTGCTGTGCAAGGCGCTTGGAATATCCCTTGGCTTCCACCGCCATCATCTCCAAACCACTCTGCTCCAAGTTCTGGTCCTAACTCTCCGACCTTGGGAAAACATTCGAGGGATGAGAGCACTGTGAAACAAAATAActctgaggaagaggaggcaccaaaagaaaagagtgcTGAGAGATGCCTTTGGATTCCAAAGACATTGAGGATTGATGACCCGGGAGAAGCTGCAAGAAGCTCTATATGGGCAACACTGGGGATTAAGAATGATAAGGCTGATTCACTTAGCGGTGGGGGACTCTTTAAGGCCTTCCAACCAAAGGGTGATAAAAAGAATCACCTGACTGAAGCTTCTCCGGTCTTACAAGCCAATCCAGCAGCATTATCTAGGTCACTCAATTTCCAAGAGAGTTCATAA
- the LOC18781964 gene encoding uncharacterized protein At5g19025, translating to MVYFHSSISVCNSVDQPTPMADSMSLTDPGAKSKQTNHVHRGRKIPNSPNCSKIPACHRSRSAAIDVVLFIAVVGAFGYLLFPYVKIISVKTIEIVGIIMYVLREEVSHAPLVYGCMGLSICCAALAAWALLACTSRKCGNPNCKGLRKAAEFDIQLETEECVKNSASVVKDGVKKGLFELPRDHHRELEAELKKMAPPNGRAVLVFRARCGCSVGRLEVPGPKKLKKIKK from the coding sequence ATGGTATATTTCCATAGCTCAATATCGGTCTGCAACTCCGTTGACCAACCTACTCCCATGGCGGATTCTATGAGTTTAACCGACCCAGGTGCCAAATCGAAGCAAACCAATCATGTACACAGGGGCAGAAAGATACCCAATTCTCCAAATTGCTCAAAGATACCGGCTTGCCATCGATCTCGATCGGCTGCAATTGATGTTGTGTTGTTTATTGCTGTGGTTGGTGCTTTCGGTTATTTGCTATTCCCATATGTGAAGATTATATCTGTTAAGACCATTGAAATCGTTGGAATTATTATGTATGTACTAAGGGAGGAGGTTTCTCATGCTCCTTTGGTTTATGGATGTATGGGACTTAGCATTTGTTGCGCAGCATTGGCTGCTTGGGCTCTGTTGGCCTGTACCAGTAGGAAATGTGGCAATCCCAATTGCAAGGGCCTTCGAAAGGCCGCTGAATTCGATATTCAGTTGGAGACAGAGGAGTGCGTGAAGAATTCAGCTTCAGTGGTTAAAGATGGAGTTAAGAAGGGCCTATTCGAATTGCCTCGCGATCACCACCGCGAATTGGAAGCCGAACTTAAGAAGATGGCCCCTCCTAATGGCAGAGCAGTGCTCGTCTTTCGGGCAAGGTGTGGGTGTTCTGTTGGTAGATTGGAAGTTCCGGGACCGAAGAAGCTTAAAAAGATCAAGAAGTAG